In Maridesulfovibrio bastinii DSM 16055, a single genomic region encodes these proteins:
- a CDS encoding methylglyoxal synthase → MDRIKNIAVVAHDNCKNELLDFIDCNRETIIKHNLVATGTTGRLVENLLSADNCEGEECKKVLRLKSGPLGGDQQLGALISDGKVDVLFFFWDPMEPQPHDVDVKALLRLAVLYNIPTASNRSSAEFLISSPYFDKGFEIKKGRFFEYANRKMQK, encoded by the coding sequence ATGGATAGAATTAAAAATATCGCAGTGGTAGCTCATGACAATTGTAAAAATGAGCTTCTTGATTTCATTGATTGCAATCGTGAGACAATTATTAAACATAACCTTGTCGCGACCGGAACGACAGGAAGACTGGTTGAAAATCTGCTTTCAGCTGATAATTGTGAAGGAGAAGAATGTAAAAAAGTTCTGCGTTTGAAATCAGGACCTCTGGGTGGTGATCAGCAGCTCGGAGCCTTAATTTCAGACGGCAAAGTCGACGTGCTGTTTTTCTTCTGGGACCCGATGGAGCCGCAGCCTCATGATGTTGATGTAAAAGCTCTGCTGCGATTAGCTGTGTTGTATAATATCCCTACGGCCAGCAATCGTTCATCGGCCGAGTTTTTAATTTCATCACCATATTTTGATAAAGGTTTTGAAATTAAAAAGGGCAGGTTTTTCGAATACGCAAACCGCAAAATGCAAAAATAA
- the dhaK gene encoding dihydroxyacetone kinase subunit DhaK, which produces MKKLINNVDDVVKEQLEGMEIAHPELTVRYEPDFIYRSDAPVKGKVAIVSGGGSGHEPMHGGFVGKGMLDGACPGAVFTSPTPDQMYECAKAVDSGEGVLFIVKNYTGDVMNFEAASEMVAAEGIKVQNILIDDDVAVKDSLYTAGRRGVGNTVLAEKIVGAAADAGYDLEKCSDLCRKVNQNGRSFGVALTSCTVPAAGKPTFELAEDEVEMGIGIHGEPGMHRMPIKPVDELTKYAAEQIIDDPAYTRTVREWEGSDWYDKEITDAPFAEGDEVIAFVNSMGGTPLSELYIIFRELDAVCKKKGIKIVRNLIGPYITSLEMQGFSITLCKADEEILKFWDAPVKTPSLTW; this is translated from the coding sequence ATGAAAAAGTTGATCAACAACGTTGACGATGTGGTTAAGGAACAGCTTGAAGGTATGGAGATTGCTCACCCTGAGCTGACAGTCAGGTATGAGCCGGATTTCATTTACAGATCTGACGCTCCAGTAAAAGGCAAAGTAGCCATTGTTTCCGGCGGAGGTTCCGGCCACGAGCCTATGCACGGAGGATTTGTCGGAAAAGGTATGCTTGACGGTGCATGCCCCGGAGCTGTGTTTACTTCTCCGACTCCTGATCAGATGTACGAATGCGCCAAGGCCGTTGACAGCGGTGAAGGGGTTCTCTTCATCGTAAAGAACTATACCGGTGACGTTATGAATTTTGAAGCTGCTTCTGAAATGGTGGCAGCAGAAGGAATAAAAGTTCAGAACATTCTTATAGATGATGACGTTGCAGTTAAAGACAGCCTCTACACAGCCGGAAGGCGTGGTGTCGGCAACACAGTTCTCGCCGAAAAGATTGTCGGTGCTGCGGCTGATGCTGGCTATGACCTCGAAAAATGCTCTGACCTCTGCCGCAAAGTTAACCAGAACGGACGTTCATTTGGTGTCGCCCTTACTTCATGCACCGTTCCTGCTGCCGGAAAACCAACTTTTGAACTTGCCGAAGACGAAGTTGAAATGGGTATTGGAATTCATGGTGAACCGGGAATGCACAGGATGCCGATCAAACCCGTTGATGAACTGACAAAGTATGCAGCGGAACAGATTATTGACGATCCCGCATACACTCGCACCGTTCGCGAATGGGAAGGCAGTGACTGGTATGATAAAGAAATAACCGATGCCCCGTTTGCAGAAGGTGATGAAGTTATTGCTTTTGTAAACAGCATGGGTGGAACACCTCTCTCTGAGCTTTATATAATTTTCAGGGAGCTTGATGCTGTGTGCAAAAAGAAAGGTATTAAAATTGTCCGTAACCTGATCGGACCTTATATTACCTCCCTTGAAATGCAGGGATTTTCAATAACCCTGTGCAAAGCTGATGAAGAAATTTTGAAATTCTGGGATGCTCCCGTTAAAACTCCGAGCCTTACCTGGTAG
- the dhaL gene encoding dihydroxyacetone kinase subunit DhaL, giving the protein MPISKAQLISWISKLAEVYAEKKEYLTELDAAIGDADHGINLNRGFRKVMDKLPSVEDKDCGTILKTVGMTLMSSVGGASGLLYGTFWMKGGMALAGKEELNSAEFEEFIETGVAGVLQRGRAELGDKTMYDVWAPVLEEIKKLSDEGKDVAEILDAVIPVGEKALEGTIPMQAKKGRASYLGERSIGHQDPGATSSVYMLEALKDVLQ; this is encoded by the coding sequence ATGCCCATAAGCAAAGCACAGCTTATATCGTGGATCAGTAAACTTGCAGAAGTTTATGCTGAGAAAAAAGAATATCTTACCGAGCTTGATGCGGCTATAGGCGACGCCGACCACGGCATCAACTTAAATCGCGGTTTCCGTAAAGTTATGGATAAGCTGCCGTCTGTTGAAGACAAAGACTGCGGAACAATTCTTAAAACGGTAGGAATGACACTTATGTCCAGTGTAGGTGGAGCAAGCGGTCTGCTTTATGGCACTTTCTGGATGAAGGGCGGGATGGCTCTGGCAGGGAAAGAAGAATTGAATTCAGCTGAGTTTGAAGAATTTATTGAGACCGGGGTGGCTGGTGTTTTACAGCGCGGCAGGGCTGAACTGGGCGACAAAACCATGTATGATGTCTGGGCTCCTGTCCTGGAAGAAATTAAAAAGCTTTCAGATGAAGGTAAAGATGTTGCCGAAATACTGGATGCCGTGATTCCGGTAGGGGAAAAAGCTTTAGAGGGAACTATTCCCATGCAGGCCAAAAAAGGCCGCGCCAGTTATCTTGGTGAACGTTCGATCGGTCATCAGGACCCCGGTGCAACTTCCTCAGTTTATATGCTTGAGGCCCTGAAAGACGTTTTACAGTAG
- the ptsP gene encoding phosphoenolpyruvate--protein phosphotransferase, whose product MVGLVVVSHSRKLAEGVLELAEQMTRGAVAMEAAGGIDDEENPIGTDPMSVMTAIESVGSRTEDPILVIMDLGSALMSAEAALDFISDDLKARVRLCSAPVVEGTLAAAVLAAGGSSIDDVISEAVSALDAKIAQLAPLTGEEVRPQNSVQDTDDSGESLELELIIRNKLGLHARPAANLASAAGKFKSIIMISKGDKTVSAKSFNQVALLAVKNSDTVKFTVSGADAEEAVTALQKLYDDNFGERDEDVDNSSHDVVVTQSLEDGVLAGIPASEGYAVGKVFVYRTVLPEVERFEISETGQEIAKLDQAISSAVVEISELEEQTEKKSGKGEAAIFGVHKLMLEDNEMRDKAVELITSEHINSEYAWFQVMDSMAASYRELDDALMQARASDIIDAGGRVLRIMTGDGGAAQGPDEPSIIFAHELAPSDVAGFNPEMVLGIVTEIGGTTSHAAILSRSFGIPAVIGTGSVVDGLSDGGVAVVDGFSGKVYLEPDSALQNDFTEKMNKWLDERAEIKARSEAPAITSDGVPIAVMANIAKQADAVAALEYGAEGVGLFRTEFLFQDRDSAPDEEEQFKAYCEAAQAMQGNPIIIRTLDIGGDKPVKYLDMPVEDNPFLGERGVRFCMARPELFKTQLRALIRAAAEHNIWIMYPMISGVAELAEVKSFQAEVHSELKSEGVVVPETVKTGIMIEVPSAVAEADKLSSICDFFSIGTNDLTQYVMAADRGNSSVSKIGDSLNPAVLKMIKMTCAAAEKAGIEVGMCGELAGNSLATPLLLGLGLNELSMSAPAVPAVKEAVRKAALADCRLIAEKALSAESGDEVRELLEK is encoded by the coding sequence ATGGTCGGATTAGTTGTTGTTTCTCATAGCCGCAAGCTTGCGGAAGGCGTTCTGGAACTTGCTGAACAGATGACCAGAGGGGCTGTCGCTATGGAAGCCGCAGGCGGAATTGATGATGAGGAAAATCCCATCGGAACTGATCCTATGAGCGTGATGACAGCCATAGAATCTGTCGGTTCCAGAACAGAAGATCCTATACTGGTTATTATGGATCTCGGCAGTGCCTTGATGAGTGCGGAGGCTGCTCTTGATTTCATATCCGATGATCTTAAAGCAAGGGTTAGGCTTTGTTCTGCTCCTGTTGTTGAGGGAACTCTTGCTGCTGCGGTCCTTGCTGCCGGAGGATCGTCAATTGATGATGTCATTTCCGAAGCTGTTTCCGCCCTTGATGCGAAGATAGCCCAGCTTGCTCCTCTTACCGGTGAAGAAGTCCGGCCGCAAAATTCTGTGCAGGATACGGATGATTCCGGTGAATCACTGGAGCTTGAACTGATTATCCGCAACAAACTTGGTCTGCATGCCCGCCCCGCAGCCAACCTTGCTTCAGCAGCCGGAAAATTCAAATCCATAATTATGATCAGCAAAGGTGATAAAACTGTTTCTGCTAAAAGCTTTAATCAGGTTGCGCTGCTTGCTGTAAAAAATAGTGATACCGTTAAATTTACTGTGAGCGGGGCTGACGCTGAAGAAGCTGTGACGGCCTTACAGAAGCTGTATGATGATAATTTCGGAGAGCGTGATGAAGATGTTGATAATTCATCCCATGATGTTGTTGTTACCCAAAGCTTAGAAGATGGAGTTCTTGCCGGAATACCGGCCTCTGAAGGTTACGCCGTAGGAAAAGTCTTTGTATATAGAACCGTGCTGCCAGAGGTCGAGCGCTTTGAAATAAGTGAAACCGGGCAGGAAATTGCAAAATTGGATCAGGCAATTTCCTCCGCAGTAGTTGAAATCAGCGAATTAGAGGAACAGACTGAGAAAAAATCAGGTAAAGGCGAAGCTGCTATCTTCGGTGTTCATAAACTGATGCTTGAAGACAATGAAATGCGTGATAAAGCAGTTGAACTCATCACAAGTGAACACATCAACTCTGAATATGCATGGTTTCAGGTGATGGATTCAATGGCTGCAAGCTACCGTGAACTTGATGATGCCCTTATGCAGGCCAGAGCTTCGGATATAATTGATGCCGGAGGCCGGGTTCTGCGTATTATGACTGGTGACGGTGGTGCTGCTCAAGGTCCTGATGAACCCTCAATTATTTTTGCACACGAGCTTGCTCCCTCTGATGTTGCGGGATTCAATCCTGAAATGGTTCTTGGAATAGTTACCGAGATAGGTGGAACAACTTCGCACGCAGCTATTTTATCCCGTTCTTTCGGTATCCCCGCAGTGATAGGAACCGGAAGCGTGGTAGACGGGCTTTCTGATGGCGGTGTTGCTGTTGTGGATGGTTTTTCCGGGAAAGTGTATCTGGAGCCGGATTCAGCACTGCAAAATGATTTTACTGAAAAAATGAATAAGTGGCTTGATGAGCGGGCGGAGATCAAGGCGAGAAGCGAAGCTCCAGCCATCACTTCCGATGGTGTTCCCATAGCGGTCATGGCTAACATTGCTAAGCAGGCCGATGCCGTTGCTGCTCTTGAATACGGAGCTGAAGGTGTAGGCCTTTTCAGAACGGAATTTCTTTTTCAGGACAGAGACTCCGCACCTGATGAAGAAGAACAGTTTAAAGCCTACTGCGAAGCTGCTCAGGCTATGCAAGGTAATCCCATTATTATCCGCACTCTGGATATTGGTGGTGATAAACCTGTCAAATATCTTGATATGCCGGTTGAGGATAATCCTTTTCTTGGTGAGCGGGGGGTCCGCTTCTGCATGGCAAGGCCTGAACTTTTTAAAACACAGCTCCGGGCTTTGATCAGGGCTGCTGCTGAACATAATATCTGGATCATGTATCCGATGATCTCCGGTGTTGCCGAACTTGCCGAAGTTAAATCCTTTCAGGCAGAGGTACACAGTGAACTTAAAAGTGAAGGAGTCGTTGTCCCTGAAACAGTAAAAACGGGGATTATGATTGAAGTTCCTTCAGCCGTTGCCGAGGCTGATAAACTCAGCTCAATATGCGACTTTTTCAGTATCGGAACCAATGATCTGACTCAGTATGTCATGGCTGCTGACCGTGGAAACAGTTCTGTCTCCAAAATTGGTGACAGCCTGAATCCTGCTGTACTTAAAATGATTAAAATGACCTGTGCAGCAGCAGAAAAAGCCGGTATTGAAGTCGGCATGTGCGGTGAGCTGGCCGGAAACAGTCTGGCTACACCGTTGCTGCTTGGATTGGGGCTTAATGAACTCAGCATGAGTGCTCCGGCTGTGCCGGCTGTCAAAGAGGCCGTTAGAAAAGCCGCCCTT